The following coding sequences lie in one Oncorhynchus kisutch isolate 150728-3 linkage group LG27, Okis_V2, whole genome shotgun sequence genomic window:
- the LOC109871636 gene encoding cold-inducible RNA-binding protein B-like isoform X2 translates to MSDEGKLFVGGLSFDTTEESLAEAFAKYGNIAKVDVIRDKETGRSRGFGFVKYDNAEDAKDALEGMNGKSVDGRTIRVDEAGKGGGRSGGGGGGGFRGSRGGGGYGGGGGYGGGRGRGGGGYGGGDRGYGERSYGGGGGDRSYGGGDRSYGGGGGYRSGGGGGYSSGGGGYRDNRGQGGYGDRSGGSYRDSYDS, encoded by the exons ATGTCCGACGAAGGAAAACTTTTCGTCGGAGGCCTGAGCTTCGACACCACAGAGGAGTCTCTGGCGGAAGCTTTCGCAAAGTATGGAAATATCGCAAAAG TTGATGTCATCAGGGACAAAGAAACGGGAAGGTCTCGTGGATTCGGCTTCGTAAAGTACGATAATGCCGAGGATGCGAAGGACGCATTGGAGGGAATGAACGGCAAG TCTGTCGATGGCAGAACCATTCGTGTGGATGAAGCCGGCAAGGGTGGTGGTCGCTCAGGAGGTGGAGGTGGCGGTGGATTCAGAGGTTCCAGAGGCGGTGGCGGATATGGTGGTGGAGGTGGctatggaggggggagaggaagag GTGGTGGAGGATATGGTGGCGGTGACAGGGGATATGGTGAGAGGagctatggtggtggtggtggagaccGCAGCTATGGGGGTGGAGACCGGAGTTACGGGGGTGGCGGTGGATACAGGAGCGGCGGTGGCGGAGGGTACTCTTCTGGTGGCGGAGGATACAGAGACAATAG GGGCCAGGGAGGCTACGGGGACCGCTCTGGGGGTTCCTATAGAGACAGCTACGACAGTTAA
- the LOC109871636 gene encoding cold-inducible RNA-binding protein B-like isoform X3 codes for MSDEGKLFVGGLSFDTTEESLAEAFAKYGNIAKVDVIRDKETGRSRGFGFVKYDNAEDAKDALEGMNGKSVDGRTIRVDEAGKGGGRSGGGGGGGFRGSRGGGGYGGGGGGGYGGGDRGYGERSYGGGGGDRSYGGGDRSYGGGGGYRSGGGGGYSSGGGGYRDNRGQGGYGDRSGGSYRDSYDS; via the exons ATGTCCGACGAAGGAAAACTTTTCGTCGGAGGCCTGAGCTTCGACACCACAGAGGAGTCTCTGGCGGAAGCTTTCGCAAAGTATGGAAATATCGCAAAAG TTGATGTCATCAGGGACAAAGAAACGGGAAGGTCTCGTGGATTCGGCTTCGTAAAGTACGATAATGCCGAGGATGCGAAGGACGCATTGGAGGGAATGAACGGCAAG TCTGTCGATGGCAGAACCATTCGTGTGGATGAAGCCGGCAAGGGTGGTGGTCGCTCAGGAGGTGGAGGTGGCGGTGGATTCAGAGGTTCCAGAGGCGGTGGCGGATATGGTGGTGGAG GTGGTGGAGGATATGGTGGCGGTGACAGGGGATATGGTGAGAGGagctatggtggtggtggtggagaccGCAGCTATGGGGGTGGAGACCGGAGTTACGGGGGTGGCGGTGGATACAGGAGCGGCGGTGGCGGAGGGTACTCTTCTGGTGGCGGAGGATACAGAGACAATAG GGGCCAGGGAGGCTACGGGGACCGCTCTGGGGGTTCCTATAGAGACAGCTACGACAGTTAA
- the LOC109871636 gene encoding cold-inducible RNA-binding protein B-like isoform X1 translates to MSDEGKLFVGGLSFDTTEESLAEAFAKYGNIAKVDVIRDKETGRSRGFGFVKYDNAEDAKDALEGMNGKSVDGRTIRVDEAGKGGGRSGGGGGGGFRGSRGGGGYGGGGGYGGGRGRGGRVYSRGGGGYGGGDRGYGERSYGGGGGDRSYGGGDRSYGGGGGYRSGGGGGYSSGGGGYRDNRGQGGYGDRSGGSYRDSYDS, encoded by the exons ATGTCCGACGAAGGAAAACTTTTCGTCGGAGGCCTGAGCTTCGACACCACAGAGGAGTCTCTGGCGGAAGCTTTCGCAAAGTATGGAAATATCGCAAAAG TTGATGTCATCAGGGACAAAGAAACGGGAAGGTCTCGTGGATTCGGCTTCGTAAAGTACGATAATGCCGAGGATGCGAAGGACGCATTGGAGGGAATGAACGGCAAG TCTGTCGATGGCAGAACCATTCGTGTGGATGAAGCCGGCAAGGGTGGTGGTCGCTCAGGAGGTGGAGGTGGCGGTGGATTCAGAGGTTCCAGAGGCGGTGGCGGATATGGTGGTGGAGGTGGctatggaggggggagaggaagaggtgggCGAGTTTACTCGCGAG GTGGTGGAGGATATGGTGGCGGTGACAGGGGATATGGTGAGAGGagctatggtggtggtggtggagaccGCAGCTATGGGGGTGGAGACCGGAGTTACGGGGGTGGCGGTGGATACAGGAGCGGCGGTGGCGGAGGGTACTCTTCTGGTGGCGGAGGATACAGAGACAATAG GGGCCAGGGAGGCTACGGGGACCGCTCTGGGGGTTCCTATAGAGACAGCTACGACAGTTAA